Proteins found in one Hemibagrus wyckioides isolate EC202008001 linkage group LG23, SWU_Hwy_1.0, whole genome shotgun sequence genomic segment:
- the terf1 gene encoding telomeric repeat-binding factor 1 — translation MDVGAPQENQAVISSTTGATVDIRKVESVAKSWMIDFSFRSLCRYYREQSAENFSKTLKVFEAMIDDEYQLQDHQQTKRTICCLLSRIMDGKNLDAHYDPNNKVTPLMSALSVWDSLKDSVEDAALHDNIKNLLFIQCVGVCLEKGNAQLAAHTLQWLEKESDLPEKLQRKLSTVVSKKDVYDQLLAKFSFNHLLKGVNSFLDAFLEEHPSDFLLKAASKVVQARQERPEQADVDQNSEEPEPDSPVKPETNAASSELKLRPKKKLFSTKSAHPWKPESTKKLQSHPRGTTKLKVSRRSSKVPPPPSPEQNTISKHRTKKKWMFDEDQRLKAGVKKYGEGKWSKILEEFEFRDRTSVMLKDRWRTLKKQWKV, via the exons ATGGATGTCGGAGCTCCACAGGAAAACCAGGCGGTTATATCGAGCACGACAGGCGCCACAGTGGACATTCGTAAGGTAGAAAGTGTTGCTAAGTCGTGGATGATTGACTTCAGCTTCCGGTCACTGTGTCGCTACTACAGAGAGCAAAGCGCCGAGAACTTCAGCAAAACTTTAAAAGTCTTCGAAG CGATGATCGATGACGAGTACCAGCTGCAGGACCATCAGCAAACGAAGAGAACCATCTGCTGCTTGCTTTCCAGAATTATGGACGGCAAAAACTTGG atgcGCATTATGACCCAAACAACAAAGTGACTCCTCTGATGTCGGCTCTCTCAGTGTGGGACAGTCTGAAGGACAGTGTGGAAGACGCTGCTCTACACGACAACATAAAGAACCTGTTATTTATTCAG tgtgttggtgtgtgtttggagaaggGAAACGCTCAGCTTGCAGCACATACCCTGCAGTGGCTGGAGAAAGAGAGCGATTTACCGGAG aAACTGCAGAGGAAACTGTCCACCGTTGTGTCTAAGAAGGACGTGTACGATCAGCTCCTTGCCAAGTTCTCCTTTAATCACCTCCTGAAGGGCGTGAACTCCTTCTTGGATGCGTTTCTTGAGGAACATCCGTCTGACTTTTTATTGAAG GCTGCCTCTAAAGTGGTTCAGGCTCGACAGGAGAGACCGGAGCAGGCTGATGTGGATCAGAACAGTGAAGAACCTGAACCAGACAGTCCTGTAAA GCCAGAGACAAACGCTGCTTCATCAGAGCTTAAGCTGAG ACCCAAAAAGAAGCTTTTCTCCACTAAATCTGCTCATCCCTGGAAACCAGAAAGCACAAAGAAGCTTCAGAGTCATCCTCGTGGAACAACCAAATTAA AAGTCTCTAGAAGGAGTTCGAAagtgccaccaccaccatcaccagaGCAAAACACCATCTCCAAACACCGGACCAAGAAG AAGTGGATGTTCGATGAAGATCAACGCCTAAAGGCAGGAGTGAAGAAGTACGGCGAAGGGAAGTGGTCCAAAATCCTAGAGGAGTTTGAGTTCAGAGATCGGACGAGCGTCATGCTGAAGGACAGGTGGAGGACGTTAAAGAAACAATGGAAGGTTTGA